The stretch of DNA tctggaggaactgcactgatttcaatagttacttcagatttacaccagtgtaactccagtggagttactccagcatTTCCCTGATGTAAGTGAGTTCACTCCACAGCAATTCAAGTGCAAGGTGGCAAACCACACTTAGGAATGGACAGCTTTGCAGAACCGACACTGAATTGTAATGTGGTCTTACAAAACCGTGTTTACAAAGAGTCGGCTTTTTTAAACGGTTGGAGCTGCCCGTGCCAAGAATGGATTCAGTCAAGTGTAAATAAGTTAAATTTAAGAAATTACTGAGTTCTGCTAATGGGGTTGATCTTTGTACATTATTAATACTCAAGCAAAGCTACACAGACATCACAGCCTTACTTAACTGTGCTTTACTTGAGTAGAGAACGAGACCTTTCTGCAAAGCGAGGGAAAATTCCCTTCCAACTGCCCTAGAGCCCATCTGACTCTGTGTACGCTCAAAACACTTACGGCTAATCTACTGTGTAGCATGGCTGTATCTTCTCTCTGGGCCCAACCCAGGCGCTCTCCTTCTCCTTATGTGGTGCCTTTGCAGATCCCTGCGATTCCCAGCCTTGTCACAATGGAGGCACGTGCGTTCCAGAGGGATTAGAAAGGTACCACTGTGTGTGTCCTGTTGGATTTGGAGGAGATGCCAGCTGCGGTATGTTGGGTCTAAGCCTGGTCCACTGGTGCGGTGTTAGCTCTTGAATCTTTTAAGACCTTGAATCTGGGACCATCCCTCTGCACCTGCCTTCCTGTAACAGCCCTGGTATACAATTATAATGCAGTTTTCTGGATGGGGTTGGGGCTAACCACTGCTTTTTAAACCCTGCTCCCAAGGCCTGAGTTTGTTTTCCTACCGCTTGATACAGGGCTGTAGGGCTGTCAGTGACTGGGACTTGCTGCCTAGTGCTACCTGAACTGGTGCTGACTGAGGACGTTCAGCTTTATCTGCTTTTCCAGGGGATGATCCTGCCCGCTTGCTCCTCAGAGCCCCTGTGGCTGCAGAAGGCACCAAGAAAGGAGTCCCACCAGTGGTGCCAATTGAGATATTTCCGGGAGGTGGCAAATTccggtccttccctcccccccccccgctcaccgcCCCTCATAAGAACCCTGTTCTGGTCCCTGCttgcctcttcctccccctctcccccgagtCTCCCTCAGCTAGGGAGTGTCTCCTCTCTCTTACCCACAccgtgcatgagcctctaccaccaGGAGTCGGGTCTCGGTGGACTCCCCTGCACTCTGTGCTACAAGCACAGACTCCCCCGTGTGCTAGGTCACAACTCCATTTGGCCTGGCCGCCTCCCCATCTGTCAGGAGGGGCAGCTGGGTCAAATTTCATTGGCACTGCGACCACGCAGCCTGAACAGtgtgctccagcagcagctgtactGGTTTTGTACAGGACCATTGCATTGAAGTGGTCTAGCCATGCTGCTCACCCCCTGTCCCCCAAACTTTGCCTATGCAACTTTGATCAAGTgcaaaaatctgtgtgtgtgggggggggggggcatttgccattctctcccccccttccATCCAGTAGGTGTCAGAGTCCCACTGTATTCAGAAGCCTCCGTGAACTtggtctacagcaggggtgggcaaactacggcctgggggccgcatccagccctccagagttttaatccggccctcgagctcccgccggggagcagggtccagggcttgccccactctgcgcagctcctggaaacagcaacatatcccccctctggctcctacacgtagcagcagccagggggctccgcacgctgcccccaccccaagcactgcccccgcagctcccattggccaggaaccacggccaatgggagctgcaggggcggcgttTGCAGACGGAGAAGCGCGCAGAGCTGTCTGActgcacctccgcataggagtcggggggggacatgccgctgcttctgggagctccttaaggtaagcgccgcccagagcatgcaccccaaccccctgccccagccctgatccccctcctgccctcctaacctttcggtcccagcccagagcactctaCTGCACCCcgtcatccccagctccaccccagagtctgcacccccagccagagcccgcacccccacacacacccccaacccccaatttcatgagcattcatggcccgccatacaatttccatacccagatgtggccctcgggccaaaaggtttgcccacccctcatctacagcctcaTCTCAGCATGCAGGGAGATCTGGAAGCAGGGCATGAGAAGTGGATCCTGCTGAAGGAGGGGAACAGCTGAAGTACCTGTGCCTTGGCTCCCcactctttccctcccctccctcagacccctgcagaactTCCCTGCACATATGGGCCGGGGATTAGTGATTCTGGGTACCCAACTCGAGAAACCTCAAAGGAGCCTGATTCTCAGAAAATGCAGAGCGCCCACCCCTTTAAAGCATCTCAAGTTGTATCAAAAGATGCCCTAGCCACTGGCTGACTTCCTGCAACGTATTCCTCAGCCCCTTGAGGTTTTTGTGACATCCTACCAAAGTGAATGGCATCCTGAGGCATGATTCTCCTACTGTACAAAACATGTTGCCCaacaaattgttttgttttcttgacagagaggcataggcaccgacttcttcTGGCGCCGGTAGGTGCTCgactcccctctgcccccggcctcACCCTGactccacctctgccccctcccacccccattccaaccccttccccaaagtctccgccccctccctgcctctattcgactcctttcccaaatccctgctccggcccgcctccttccctgagcgctccacgttcccgctcctctcccctccctcccggagcttgctacagctgtttggcggtggcaagcgctgggagggaggggggagtggagacgcggtgcactcaggggaggaggcggtgaggcgggggggaccggggagcttggctgccggtgggtacagagcacccactaatttttccccatgggtgctccagccccggagcacccacggcgGCGCCTATGCAGAGAGGCTCTAGGGTGCATTCTCTCTCCTTCAGATCATTGGGATTGCAGGAGACCCACATGATGTGCTTGCTTATTTTTTGCATTACATGCAGTTACTCACTTCCTTTGCTTTCAGCACCGAAGCTGAGTCTGGAGTGCAGCGTGGATCTTCTTTTCCTGGTGGACAGCTCATCTGGTACCACCTTGGAGGGATTCCTGCGCTACAAGGCCTTCCTGAAAAGGTTCATTCGGGCAGTGTTGAGCAAAGACTCCCCAGCAAACGTCGGAGTGGCCCAGTACAGCAATGATGTCCAGATCCCCATCAAAGTGGGCGAGTACAAGGACGTGCTCAGTCTCATGAAGAGCGTTGACACCATGCATTTCAGCGGAGGGGGAACCTTCACCGGCAAAGCCCTTCGGTATGTCACGCAGCATGGCTTTAAGAGTGCTCCGGCCTTCGCAGACGTTCACGACAATCTCCCGCGTGTGGTTGTCTTGCTCACGGATTCGGAGTCCCAGGATCCTGTGGTAGAAGCAGCTAAATATACCAGAGGCAGAGGGCTCTTCCTAATTGGCGTGGGCAGCGACTTCTTAAGAGCAGAGCTGGACGACGTGACTGGGAATCCAAAGCGGACGGTTGTCTATTCCAACCCCCAGGATCTGTTCAACAAGATCCCTGAGCTGCAGAAAaaaatctgcagtgtagacagtccTCAAGGTAAGGCCTTGGCTATAGATTGTAGTGCACTGACGGAGTCACTGCTCAGGGGAGTTCAAGATTTAAGGAGCAGGGTGGTTAAAAGAATGAATTTCAGTTCCCCCAAACAACAGTGGTAGGGAATCCAGTGATACTGATCCAGAATACTGAGCACTCCCCGGACCTTGAGAGCTAGCTTATGTCCGGGTCTAGAGAGACTGAAATCACAGAACCTCTCCCATGCAAAGACCAGGCACCACAGCTGCCCTTGCAGCTGGGGACCATAAAGACTGCTGCTTCCTCGTGCACCCATAGGCACAAATCACTCAAAAAATGGTAAGAAGGGGTTATGGTCCACTCCTGACTTCTGTACCAGCCCAGAGAGCTGGCTAGCCAGTGGGCTAGTGGTTTGGGAGGGCTCGTATGTGTCAAGTATTATGTGCTGCTGAAAGGGGTACATTGCAATGTGTGCACTCTCTATCTGCAGTGGGGTTAGGGGGAGGAAATGCAGCCCCTAAGGCACCATCCAAACTTCATCTGGGGCTCTGCAGCTCTAGTCTGCCCCCCACTTGTGGGCCTGGAAGCTGGTGAACTATTTCACTGGTGGGTGCACTAAAGAATGCTCTCCAGTCACAGGCTTTCACTCCCTTTTCTTCAGGGACTCAATGTTATTCCTTCAAAATAAAACTGTTTAACACACGTTCGACATCTCAACTGTGAACTTTCCCTCTGATCCAGACCCTTCTGCAGGAGCATATTTACTCCCTACATCTACCTGGGCATCAAGGCAAGcctctctgctcccttctccttcctagcctgctccctgcaggattATGGTCCACAGGCTGTCTGCCTGGGAGCCACATATAACCTGGGATATTTCCACTGCTTCAGAGACTCCCATAGGAaccttccctgctccctgcagttCTCTAGCTCAAATGAGCTATTTGCTGCCTGTTAAGAGGACTAGGTGATCTCCAAGGTATCACCTGATTCCTGGCTTCACTGCattagctggggggggcgggcagcTCATCAGACACAGGTGAGGCTGAGTCCATCTCGTCTTAAAAGTGTTGGCCACTCTGTGACAGGGCCTTAACAGCACAGTGTAGCCATAAGTAATTAATCCTTCTAAAACCCCTCGGAGTGAGGGAAGTCAGAATTCTGATCTCCATTTTGTGgatggggtaactgaggcacagagaaggtatGTATCTTGCCCAAAGCTTCCCAGGGCGTCATTGTCAGAGCCTAGAGCAAACCCAAGTGACCTGGTTCTTCCAATTATGGGCTCAGACCACAGGGCCAAGCCTCTGACTGAAAAAGGAATAGCCCTGGTACATAGAGACAgaaggtgcgtgaggtaatatcgtttatgGGACTAACTTCTCTTGGTGAACGAGACAAGCTTTCGGGCTTTGTCAcacctgggaaaggtactcaggtaGTCACAGCTAAATACGAGGTAGAACAGGTtgattagcataagtagttaacacatacagtaagagaccattcaaggtgaaggaTTTGGCTCAGAGCAGTGTAACAAGTGAaaagaaactagaaatataatcTAATGCAGTAGTGCTCGTGGTGATTGTATAGCTGGGGATTATCTTCTCTAGCTGCTCATTTTGAGGGGGCTGTAAATTCCTGTAATAACGAATTGTAAATTGCAATCTGCCATTCCTCATAATGCTGCAGTTCATTACCGCTCAGTAGTGATGTATTTGCCTAAAGCAGAACCAGGTGGCTCCTTTGCTTTGCTCGGTCAGTAATGACTATATTCTGGAAGGCTTAAAGTTTGCTCTCTCCTTTCCAGgctgccagtcccagtctctggaTCTGGTTTTCGCCTTGGATGCCTCAGCTGGAGTTGGCCGGGAGAACTTTCTGTGGCTGAGGCACTTTGTCAGTAGCAGCTCTCTGCAGTTCAATATCAATCGGGACGTCACCCAGATAGGCCTTGTGGTCTACGGCAGCCGGGCTCGCACTGCGTTCGCCCTGGACGCGCATGTCACCAGCTCAGCTCTCCTGCAGGCCATCAGCCAGGTGCCTTTCCTTGGTGGCTCGGCCTCCACGGGCAGAGCCTTGCTGCACATTCATGATGACGTCATGACTGTTTCAAAAGGGGCGAGGCCTGGGGTGAGCAAGGCCGTGGTGGTGATCACAGATGGGAGCGGCATCGAGGATGCAGTTGTTCCAGCTCAGCAGCTGCGGAGCAACGGCGTGTCGGTGTTTCTTGTCGGGATTGGGGGTGTACGGAGGGACACGCTGCTGAGGATTGCCGGTTCTCCCAACTACCTGATACACGTTTCATCTTATGATGATCTGCGCAATTACAAAGACTTTATCATTGAAAGAATATGTGAAGGTGAGATGGCTTTTGGCCTCCCATTCTCAGTTCCTACGGTGTAGCCACTGGCTGCACCCAGAAACCAGCTGTTAGAAGCCTTATAAAACAGACCCACACAAGGATCTCACTGAGCCCCAGTCCATGAGGTATGGTTTGGCTAGTTTGCCAGTGGTGGTTGCCTGTTGTAATCCTACCTGGGTTAAATCAGCTTCACTCTGTGTGCTGGAGGCACAAGAGAGTTTAAATCTAGCTTTAAATGTGTAGGATGTCACATACTACATACATTGCAAGGTATCCAATGCAATGTTCTTACTGGGGGTATGAAGAGGGGACGCATTTCAAAGCAGCTGGTGACGAGTTCCTTATGGGTCACGGGGAAGATTCCGACACCTGATTGTGTGAGTCCTCTGCCCCACCAGGCTTTGGCaagatttggatccagatctgaaactTGTGGCTCAGTCCCATTATTTCCTTCCTGTTGTCCCCTGTCCATTTGCTGCTCATGGCTGACTGGCTTGACCTTGTAGTTACTGGCCACTAACTAACCATGGTAGCTTTAGGTTGAACATTTAGGTGGGGCAGCTGTAACTTGCCTTCATTACAAATGGTCCCCGTTATTAGGGGCACTTTTGCTAGTGCTCTCAGTGTTCTGCTGTTCAGTGAAGTGCTGCTGTCTCAGGGCTCACGTACGCACGGCCTGGGGCACTGGAGAAGGGGGAACACATAGAAGGGGCTATTCCATTAAATTAAGAGCCCTCATTTCTAATTTACTGTAATCACCTGTATTCTTCCTGCTTGGACCTGACATGGACAGAAATTTattttcctcttatttttttttctccttatttTTCTGAATAGGGCAAAATCCCCCAGATAGCCAGTGGTAAAGCCCGCATTGATAACTATGGAATGGTGTCCTCTTATGATCAAAGGAAAGGGGAATAAAGGAATAACGTTCAGCCTTCTggggtgtttttaaaaagccttttctttgtattttcttaTGAGATGTACAGGTGGGTGTAAAGGTAATGGCACAGGTGATCTAAAGAGTTAGAGGTGCTTTT from Emys orbicularis isolate rEmyOrb1 chromosome 7, rEmyOrb1.hap1, whole genome shotgun sequence encodes:
- the VWA2 gene encoding von Willebrand factor A domain-containing protein 2, which codes for MSLLLPFDSICIFLCAQVLLTWGLQELHANQETIVKISAAGRLMQCSASVDILLLLDGSYSIGKGSFERSKHFAGKLCDALNINPDRVRVGVIQFSSTPQLEFPLDLYLTKQEVKEQIKKIVFKGGSTETGLALKYILLKGFPGGRNSSVPEILIVLSDGKSQGNVAIPAKQLKDRGTTVFAVGVKFPRWEELHTLASEPTEQHVLFAEHVDDAANGLYSTLTSSTVCSAVSPGCKTESHPCERKTLETVKELAGNYMCWKGSKRPNAVHTSLCPFYSWKRVLIKHPARCYRTTCPDPCDSQPCHNGGTCVPEGLERYHCVCPVGFGGDASCAPKLSLECSVDLLFLVDSSSGTTLEGFLRYKAFLKRFIRAVLSKDSPANVGVAQYSNDVQIPIKVGEYKDVLSLMKSVDTMHFSGGGTFTGKALRYVTQHGFKSAPAFADVHDNLPRVVVLLTDSESQDPVVEAAKYTRGRGLFLIGVGSDFLRAELDDVTGNPKRTVVYSNPQDLFNKIPELQKKICSVDSPQGCQSQSLDLVFALDASAGVGRENFLWLRHFVSSSSLQFNINRDVTQIGLVVYGSRARTAFALDAHVTSSALLQAISQVPFLGGSASTGRALLHIHDDVMTVSKGARPGVSKAVVVITDGSGIEDAVVPAQQLRSNGVSVFLVGIGGVRRDTLLRIAGSPNYLIHVSSYDDLRNYKDFIIERICEEAKRPVNLCKPNPCLNEGVCVLRNGSYRCECRGWEGPHCESRILRGDSSRSPVPPTNFHIQRNPSGLQQFNRAL